A single window of Hymenobacter sp. APR13 DNA harbors:
- a CDS encoding chemotaxis protein CheA has protein sequence MKSREQEYREIYMAEALEAYDGMSRHISELERNPQDQQALNELFRLMHNLKSNSRAMGFVQIGEVAHNMETIFGLIRSKDREFSGSLATVLFMGVDVLGAMIRAVEDESTMPDSAALLDNLDRLVNGEEPILEEEEQDDEDANRKLELSDLVYIQIKKLDHLLNLVGELIIDRDRILTLSQEIGHPALQTTAAHLFRITDELQYSVMDARLVNVGSLLNKFPRVVRDVATAEKKQVELTLSGQDIQIDRNILQIITDALLHLVRNAIGHGLETPADREKAGKPAQGNLVLSAQTERDDVLIQVADDGRGIDVESVRRKAVERGLVSKEAARHLDDGAVRAFLFEPGFSMAKEVTEISGRGVGLDVVKLAIDSLGGQLRVDSVLGQGTTFTLVLPTSIAVKGALLFELDGRNYAIPLMHTDSVVSLMPDVLHVVGGVLMAQVQGENVPVVSLRRLLHNGDGPLPPANRAELEGRQDIIIIAYNNRKLGLIVDRFLRQQNIVIKPMSKPLDTIELFGGVTLLGSGQVCLVLDVPALTRLFLARRV, from the coding sequence ATGAAATCACGCGAGCAGGAATATCGGGAAATCTACATGGCCGAGGCGCTGGAAGCCTACGACGGAATGAGCCGGCACATCAGTGAGCTGGAACGTAACCCGCAGGACCAGCAGGCGCTGAACGAACTGTTTCGGCTCATGCACAACCTCAAGTCCAACTCGCGGGCTATGGGGTTTGTGCAGATTGGAGAGGTGGCCCACAACATGGAAACCATCTTCGGTCTTATTCGCAGCAAAGACCGGGAATTCAGTGGTAGCCTGGCAACGGTGCTGTTCATGGGCGTAGACGTGCTGGGCGCCATGATCCGGGCCGTGGAAGACGAGTCGACCATGCCCGACAGCGCAGCGTTGCTGGACAACCTGGATCGGCTGGTGAATGGCGAAGAGCCCATCCTGGAAGAAGAAGAGCAGGACGATGAGGACGCCAACCGCAAGCTGGAACTCTCTGACCTGGTTTATATCCAGATCAAGAAGCTGGACCATCTGCTCAATCTGGTGGGAGAGCTGATAATTGACCGGGACCGAATTCTGACTTTGAGCCAGGAAATCGGGCATCCGGCGTTGCAGACCACGGCCGCGCACCTGTTCCGCATCACCGACGAGCTGCAGTATTCCGTGATGGATGCCCGCCTCGTTAATGTAGGCTCGCTGCTGAACAAATTTCCGCGGGTGGTGCGCGACGTGGCCACGGCTGAGAAAAAGCAGGTGGAACTCACGCTTAGCGGCCAGGATATCCAGATTGACCGCAACATTCTGCAGATCATCACCGATGCACTGTTGCACTTGGTGCGCAATGCCATCGGGCACGGCCTGGAAACCCCCGCCGACCGGGAGAAAGCCGGCAAGCCGGCGCAGGGCAACCTGGTGCTTTCGGCCCAGACGGAGCGCGACGACGTGCTGATTCAGGTGGCCGACGATGGCCGCGGAATTGACGTGGAGAGCGTACGCCGCAAGGCTGTAGAGCGTGGCTTGGTGAGCAAAGAAGCGGCCCGCCACCTTGACGATGGCGCCGTACGAGCCTTCCTTTTCGAGCCCGGCTTTTCAATGGCCAAAGAAGTCACGGAAATTTCTGGTCGGGGCGTTGGCCTTGATGTAGTGAAATTGGCCATTGACTCGCTGGGCGGACAATTGCGCGTGGATTCTGTGCTAGGACAGGGCACTACGTTTACGCTCGTGCTGCCCACTTCCATTGCCGTGAAAGGCGCACTGCTCTTTGAGCTGGATGGCCGCAACTATGCCATTCCGCTTATGCACACCGACTCCGTGGTATCATTGATGCCGGATGTGCTGCACGTGGTAGGCGGCGTGCTGATGGCGCAGGTTCAGGGCGAAAACGTGCCGGTAGTAAGCCTGCGCCGCCTGTTGCACAACGGCGACGGCCCGCTGCCGCCAGCCAACCGCGCTGAGCTGGAAGGCCGCCAGGACATCATCATCATTGCCTACAACAACCGCAAACTGGGCCTGATCGTTGACCGGTTTCTGCGTCAGCAGAATATCGTCATCAAGCCCATGAGCAAACCCTTGGATACCATCGAATTGTTTGGCGGCGTCACCCTGCTCGGAAGCGGGCAGGTGTGTCTGGTGCTGGACGTTCCGGCTTTAACTCGTCTGTTTCTAGCCCGACGAGTCTGA
- a CDS encoding chemotaxis protein CheB yields MFERPLSFTILLGNLPTALRLRLVRLFQSQPDWQVVSSETGAELLATARRLRPGLIIVGQDQLRDIEQLRRSASIPVLLFGETPALPGMLREVAAWGVYGYFQPDSGQPLWAAELLRKVRQAMPAPVRPLAQPTAATAVPGIATGLVIVGGSTGGTLAVEQLVRALPTTLACAVLVAVHLPASFLSSFVDRLRRATALPVVPGGAGVVLQPGQIVVAPGGRNSLVSAATNSPWQAWQTEFTAEPSPSGDEPSLDVLMRSAARTVGRNVLGVVLTGLGRDGTLGAQAIRQHGGTVLVQDEASSAVFSMPKSVIQAGWANAVLPLHELPKAIGRHVALFQQVSAQARQPRLTPARAF; encoded by the coding sequence GTGTTCGAACGTCCCCTTTCTTTTACCATTTTGCTGGGTAACCTGCCCACCGCTTTGCGGCTACGGCTGGTGCGCCTGTTCCAGAGCCAGCCAGACTGGCAGGTGGTAAGCAGCGAAACGGGGGCAGAGCTGCTGGCAACAGCCCGGCGGCTGCGGCCAGGCCTGATCATCGTGGGGCAGGACCAGTTGCGCGACATCGAGCAGCTGCGTCGTTCGGCCAGTATCCCCGTGCTGCTTTTTGGGGAAACGCCGGCGCTGCCGGGAATGCTGCGCGAAGTAGCTGCTTGGGGCGTCTACGGGTATTTTCAGCCTGACTCCGGGCAGCCGCTCTGGGCCGCCGAGCTACTGCGTAAGGTGCGGCAGGCCATGCCGGCGCCCGTACGCCCGTTGGCCCAGCCTACGGCAGCTACTGCCGTACCTGGTATTGCTACCGGGCTGGTGATAGTGGGCGGCTCTACGGGCGGCACGCTGGCTGTTGAGCAGCTGGTGCGGGCCCTGCCTACTACACTAGCTTGTGCGGTGTTGGTAGCCGTGCATTTGCCGGCCTCCTTTTTATCTTCCTTTGTCGACCGTTTGCGGCGGGCTACGGCTCTGCCCGTAGTGCCGGGAGGCGCAGGGGTAGTGCTGCAGCCCGGGCAGATTGTAGTGGCACCTGGCGGCCGCAACTCGCTGGTTAGTGCCGCTACGAACAGTCCGTGGCAGGCTTGGCAAACGGAATTCACGGCCGAGCCTAGCCCCTCCGGCGACGAACCCTCCTTGGACGTGCTGATGCGTTCGGCCGCCCGTACGGTAGGCCGCAACGTACTGGGTGTAGTCCTGACCGGATTGGGGCGCGACGGTACGCTGGGGGCGCAGGCCATCCGGCAGCATGGCGGTACCGTGCTGGTGCAGGATGAAGCTTCCTCGGCCGTATTCTCCATGCCCAAATCCGTGATTCAGGCGGGGTGGGCCAATGCCGTATTGCCCCTCCACGAGTTGCCCAAGGCCATTGGGCGGCACGTTGCCCTGTTTCAGCAGGTTTCCGCGCAGGCGCGGCAACCCCGTCTTACTCCTGCCCGCGCCTTCTAG
- a CDS encoding response regulator has product MKNRILIVDDSFYMRTMLKNMLTDAGYEVVGEAANGQQALEMAAATKPDLITLDVILPDNTGLDVLKGIRLNDPDVKVVMCSAVGQEVIVTEALESGASAYIVKPFSEEKVLEIVSTALQPAE; this is encoded by the coding sequence ATGAAAAACCGCATTCTCATCGTCGACGACTCTTTCTACATGCGCACGATGCTCAAGAACATGCTTACCGATGCCGGCTACGAGGTAGTAGGAGAAGCCGCCAACGGCCAGCAGGCACTTGAAATGGCGGCCGCCACTAAACCCGATTTGATTACCCTGGACGTAATTCTGCCCGACAACACCGGGCTGGACGTACTCAAAGGCATCCGCCTGAACGACCCGGACGTGAAAGTGGTGATGTGCAGCGCCGTAGGGCAGGAGGTTATCGTGACGGAAGCGCTGGAAAGCGGCGCTTCAGCCTATATCGTGAAGCCTTTCTCTGAGGAGAAAGTCCTGGAAATCGTAAGCACTGCCCTGCAGCCTGCCGAATAA
- a CDS encoding chemotaxis protein CheW: MAEAEQSSDKKTSKPDPIIQLIVFRLGSEEYGLRIEQVKEVTLTPEIARMPKTPPFVKGIANLRGDIIAIIDLEQRFGLRSFEEELPALSYTLAIEAKDYTIGIVVREVPTPLSIPASSIEKAPEFIQDININDKYIEGIVKVDSRIIIVLDMMKLLTPAEIMQLQTR; this comes from the coding sequence ATGGCCGAAGCTGAACAATCCAGCGACAAAAAGACGTCGAAGCCCGACCCCATCATCCAACTCATCGTTTTCCGGCTCGGAAGCGAGGAGTATGGCCTGCGCATCGAGCAGGTGAAGGAAGTGACGCTGACGCCTGAAATCGCGCGCATGCCCAAAACGCCGCCTTTCGTGAAAGGCATTGCCAACCTGCGCGGCGACATTATTGCCATCATCGACCTGGAGCAGCGCTTCGGCTTGCGGAGCTTCGAGGAGGAACTGCCCGCGCTGTCGTACACGCTGGCCATTGAGGCCAAGGACTACACCATCGGGATTGTAGTCCGCGAAGTGCCCACGCCGCTGTCGATTCCGGCTTCCAGCATCGAAAAAGCCCCTGAGTTCATTCAGGACATCAACATCAACGACAAATACATTGAGGGAATCGTGAAGGTGGATAGCCGCATTATCATCGTGCTTGACATGATGAAGCTGCTAACGCCCGCCGAGATTATGCAGCTTCAGACGCGCTAA
- a CDS encoding HAMP domain-containing protein: MASGKTTSPARRSAASAPADSTPAPAVITEVPAKAANGKAPAVGDAARRSGSAKGSNLRGTATLENTDYVNEQLNRVLYALDAFKKGDVSVRLTKQNDDIFAEIAEAYNSMVEMIGGVGGEVSRISKVAGVEGNLKARASAENAAGFWRDMINNINGLVDSIAVPVLEVGKVLKNISKGNLDETFQIPVSGDFKVMAETINKTIDNLNLFAGEVTRVAQEVGTEGKLGGQASVPNVGGIWKDLTDNVNYMASNLTSQVRDIANVATAVAKGDLTQKITVDVKGELLQLKQNLNQMVDSLNLFAGEVTRVAQEVGTEGKLGGQALVPNVSGVWKDLTDNVNNMASNLTLQVRDIANVATAVAKGDLSQKITVDVKGELLQLKQNLNQMVDSLNLFAGEVTRVALEVGTEGKLGGQADVPNVAGVWKELTDNVNNMASNLTLQVRDIANVATAVAKGDLSQKITVDVKGELLQLKQNLNQMVDSLNLFAGEVTRVALEVGTEGKLGGQALVPNVAGVWKELTDNVNYMASNLTLQVRDIANVATAVARGDLSQKMAVDVKGEILELKNILNQMVDSLNIFGDEVTRVAREVGTEGKLGGQASVPRVSGTWKDLTDNVNYMASNLTSQVRDIANVASAVAKGDLTQKMTVDVKGEILDLKNILNQMVDSLNIFAGEVTRVAREVGTEGILGGQASVPNVSGTWKDLTDNVNTMASNLTSQVRDIANVATAVAKGDLSQKVTVNVRGELLQLKENLNQMVDSLNTFGDEVTRVAREVGTEGKLGGQADVPNVRGTWKDLTDNVNFMAASLTSQVRDIANVTTAVARGDLSQKVSVDVKGELLDLKDNINRMVDSLNIFAGEVTRVAQEVGTEGKLGGQADVPNVSGVWKDLTDNVNTMATNLTTQVRGIGKVVTGVSQGDLTQKLTLEAKGEVAELADTINRMVDDLNRLALEVSRVAKVAGVEGKLTERATVGGVSGSWKEIVDTLNDLLESIASPVLEVSRVVRAISEGDLTQQVEIQTAGDIKSMADALNLAVDNLNDLLAEINESSQVVGTSSEEMAAKGQEMSRVTVDVALAMQQMAEGAQNQALKTDQAFKLIEEIMQATKETAGKADVGIKAAILGEQTSQLGLKTVAEVVKNMEEISAAAAQTAKTIEVLSARSQDISKSLGVITDIASQTNLLALNAAIEAARAGEAGRGFAVVAEEIRKLAEGSRRSASEIGTLVDDVKKDTTSAATAISTMEGRVLKGKNATFEASSAFKNIATSSGETLRTSRDILTATEIQKTSIGDVVKYVEEVVAIAEQTASGTQQVAGTAKQLSSSMHELTVSSQRLTDIADDLQLGLSNFQLLEEIEPEPEPEPIRHRARRVAHQPASATPERDRATARRADAATDAAHAQVVANRPLTTTRRGDARATAAAPAPVRKQTNAEQAEAQRTRKATRRKTDTAPAEPAPNGKASAEAPATKPARVRSRKEAK, encoded by the coding sequence ATGGCATCAGGTAAGACTACTTCTCCCGCCCGCCGTTCTGCCGCCTCCGCCCCGGCCGACAGCACTCCGGCTCCGGCCGTTATCACCGAGGTGCCTGCCAAGGCCGCCAACGGCAAGGCGCCCGCCGTCGGCGACGCCGCGCGCCGCAGTGGAAGTGCCAAAGGGTCCAACCTGCGCGGAACGGCGACCCTGGAAAACACCGACTACGTCAACGAGCAGCTCAACCGGGTACTCTACGCCCTCGACGCCTTCAAGAAAGGCGACGTTTCGGTGCGCCTGACCAAGCAGAACGACGACATCTTCGCCGAAATAGCCGAGGCCTACAACTCCATGGTGGAGATGATTGGCGGGGTAGGGGGCGAGGTGTCGCGCATCTCTAAGGTGGCCGGGGTGGAAGGCAACCTGAAAGCCCGCGCGTCGGCCGAGAATGCCGCCGGTTTCTGGCGCGACATGATCAACAACATCAACGGCCTCGTCGACAGCATTGCGGTGCCGGTGCTGGAGGTGGGCAAGGTGCTCAAAAACATCAGCAAGGGCAACCTCGACGAAACCTTCCAGATTCCGGTTTCCGGCGACTTTAAGGTGATGGCCGAAACCATCAACAAGACCATCGACAACCTCAACCTGTTTGCCGGCGAAGTAACCCGCGTGGCGCAGGAAGTGGGCACTGAAGGCAAGCTCGGCGGCCAGGCGTCGGTACCCAACGTGGGTGGCATCTGGAAAGACCTGACCGACAACGTGAACTACATGGCCTCCAACCTGACGAGTCAGGTGCGCGACATTGCCAACGTAGCCACTGCCGTAGCAAAGGGCGACCTAACCCAGAAAATCACGGTAGACGTGAAGGGCGAGCTGCTGCAATTGAAGCAGAACTTGAACCAGATGGTGGACTCGCTCAACCTGTTCGCCGGCGAAGTAACCCGCGTGGCGCAGGAAGTAGGTACCGAGGGCAAGCTCGGCGGCCAGGCGCTGGTGCCCAACGTGAGCGGCGTGTGGAAGGATCTCACCGACAACGTAAACAACATGGCCTCGAACCTGACGCTTCAGGTGCGAGACATTGCCAACGTAGCCACAGCCGTAGCCAAAGGCGACTTGTCGCAGAAAATCACCGTGGACGTGAAAGGCGAGCTGCTGCAGCTCAAGCAGAACCTGAACCAGATGGTGGACTCGCTCAACCTGTTTGCCGGCGAAGTAACGCGTGTGGCGCTGGAAGTGGGTACCGAAGGCAAGCTTGGCGGCCAAGCCGACGTGCCGAACGTGGCCGGCGTCTGGAAAGAGCTGACCGACAACGTAAACAACATGGCCTCGAACCTGACGCTGCAGGTACGGGACATTGCCAACGTAGCCACGGCGGTAGCCAAAGGCGACCTGTCGCAGAAAATCACGGTTGATGTGAAAGGCGAGCTGCTGCAATTGAAGCAGAACCTGAACCAGATGGTGGACTCGCTCAACTTGTTTGCCGGCGAAGTAACCCGCGTGGCGCTGGAAGTGGGTACCGAAGGTAAGCTTGGTGGCCAGGCGCTGGTGCCGAACGTGGCCGGCGTGTGGAAGGAGCTGACCGACAATGTAAACTACATGGCCTCGAACCTGACGCTGCAGGTACGAGACATTGCCAACGTGGCTACGGCTGTAGCCCGTGGTGACCTCAGCCAGAAAATGGCCGTGGATGTGAAGGGGGAAATCCTGGAGCTGAAGAACATCCTCAACCAGATGGTGGACTCGCTAAACATCTTCGGCGACGAAGTAACCCGCGTGGCCCGCGAAGTGGGCACCGAGGGCAAGCTCGGCGGCCAAGCCAGCGTGCCGCGCGTGTCAGGTACCTGGAAAGACCTGACCGACAACGTGAACTACATGGCCTCGAACCTGACGAGTCAGGTGCGGGACATTGCCAACGTAGCCAGCGCCGTAGCTAAAGGCGACCTGACTCAGAAGATGACGGTGGATGTGAAAGGCGAGATTCTCGACCTAAAAAACATCCTCAACCAGATGGTGGACTCGCTCAACATCTTCGCCGGCGAAGTAACCCGCGTGGCCCGCGAAGTAGGCACCGAGGGTATCCTGGGCGGCCAAGCGTCGGTGCCGAACGTGAGCGGCACCTGGAAAGACCTGACCGACAACGTAAACACGATGGCTTCCAACCTGACCTCTCAGGTACGGGACATTGCCAATGTGGCTACGGCCGTAGCCAAAGGCGACCTGAGCCAGAAAGTGACGGTAAACGTGCGCGGCGAGCTGTTGCAGCTGAAGGAAAACCTCAACCAGATGGTGGACTCGCTCAACACCTTCGGCGACGAAGTAACCCGCGTGGCCCGCGAAGTAGGCACCGAGGGCAAGCTCGGCGGTCAGGCCGATGTGCCGAACGTGCGTGGTACCTGGAAAGACCTCACCGATAACGTAAACTTCATGGCCGCCTCGCTCACCAGCCAGGTGCGCGATATTGCCAACGTAACCACCGCCGTAGCCCGCGGCGACCTCAGCCAGAAGGTGTCGGTAGACGTGAAAGGCGAGCTGCTCGACCTCAAGGACAACATCAACCGGATGGTGGACTCGCTCAACATCTTTGCCGGCGAAGTAACCCGCGTGGCGCAGGAAGTGGGCACCGAAGGCAAGCTCGGCGGCCAAGCCGACGTACCGAACGTGAGCGGTGTGTGGAAAGACCTCACCGACAACGTAAACACCATGGCTACCAACCTTACCACGCAGGTGCGGGGTATCGGTAAGGTAGTAACCGGCGTATCGCAGGGCGACCTGACCCAGAAGCTGACCCTGGAAGCCAAAGGCGAAGTGGCCGAGCTGGCCGACACCATCAACCGCATGGTGGACGACCTGAACCGCCTGGCGCTGGAAGTAAGCCGCGTGGCCAAAGTGGCCGGGGTGGAAGGCAAGCTGACCGAACGCGCCACGGTAGGCGGCGTGAGCGGCTCGTGGAAGGAAATCGTGGACACGCTCAACGACCTGCTCGAATCCATTGCCTCGCCAGTACTGGAAGTGAGCCGCGTGGTGCGGGCTATTTCCGAAGGTGACCTGACCCAGCAAGTGGAAATCCAGACCGCCGGCGACATCAAGTCAATGGCCGACGCGCTGAACCTTGCCGTAGACAACCTCAATGACCTGCTGGCTGAAATCAACGAGTCGTCGCAGGTAGTAGGAACGTCGTCGGAGGAAATGGCGGCGAAAGGGCAGGAGATGAGCCGGGTGACCGTCGACGTGGCCCTGGCCATGCAGCAGATGGCCGAAGGCGCCCAGAACCAGGCCCTCAAGACCGACCAGGCCTTCAAGCTGATCGAGGAAATCATGCAGGCTACCAAGGAAACCGCTGGGAAAGCCGATGTGGGCATTAAGGCGGCTATCTTGGGTGAGCAGACCTCCCAGCTCGGCCTCAAAACGGTGGCCGAAGTGGTGAAGAACATGGAAGAAATTTCGGCGGCAGCGGCCCAGACGGCCAAAACCATCGAAGTACTTTCGGCCCGCTCGCAGGACATCAGCAAGTCGCTGGGCGTTATCACCGACATTGCCTCGCAAACCAACCTGCTGGCCCTGAACGCCGCCATCGAGGCGGCCCGGGCCGGGGAAGCCGGCCGCGGCTTTGCGGTAGTAGCCGAAGAAATCCGCAAGCTGGCCGAAGGCTCCCGCCGCTCGGCTTCGGAAATCGGCACTCTTGTGGACGATGTGAAGAAGGATACTACCTCGGCGGCTACGGCTATCAGCACCATGGAAGGCCGGGTACTAAAAGGCAAGAATGCCACCTTCGAGGCCAGCTCGGCTTTTAAGAACATTGCCACCAGCTCCGGCGAAACCCTGCGCACCTCCCGCGACATCCTCACGGCCACCGAGATTCAGAAAACGTCTATCGGCGACGTGGTGAAGTACGTGGAAGAAGTGGTAGCCATTGCCGAGCAGACGGCTTCGGGCACGCAGCAGGTAGCCGGAACGGCCAAGCAGCTCTCCTCGAGCATGCACGAGCTGACCGTTTCCAGCCAGCGCCTCACCGACATTGCCGACGACCTGCAGCTGGGCCTCTCCAACTTCCAGCTGCTGGAAGAAATCGAGCCGGAGCCCGAGCCGGAGCCCATCCGGCACCGTGCCCGCCGCGTGGCGCACCAGCCGGCCTCGGCCACGCCGGAGCGCGACCGGGCCACGGCCCGCCGCGCCGACGCCGCCACCGACGCGGCCCACGCCCAGGTGGTAGCCAACCGCCCGCTCACGACCACGCGCCGCGGCGACGCTCGCGCCACCGCAGCAGCTCCGGCCCCGGTTCGCAAGCAAACCAATGCTGAGCAGGCCGAGGCCCAGCGTACTCGCAAAGCCACTCGCCGCAAAACGGATACCGCACCCGCTGAGCCCGCCCCGAATGGCAAGGCCAGCGCCGAAGCGCCGGCCACCAAGCCCGCCCGAGTCCGCAGCCGTAAAGAAGCGAAGTAG
- the topA gene encoding type I DNA topoisomerase, with the protein MVKNLVIVESPAKAKTIEGYLGKDFVVKSSFGHVRDLPKDNNAIDVANNFKPTYVVSADKREIISQLKKLAKEAETVWLASDDDREGEAISWHLAETLNLTGSSKTRRIVFREITKNAILHAIDNPREIDLNLVNAQQARRVLDRLVGFELSPVLWKKVKTGLSAGRVQSVAVRLVVEREREINQFKVSSAYRITARLDAGKGAVLEADLPTRYKTREEAEAFLARCAGAEYRIENLEKKPGKRSPAPPFTTSTLQQEASRKLGFSVAQTMSVAQKLYEAGKISYMRTDSVNLSQDALTAAQVEISRAYGAEYAQTRLYKTKSASAQEAHEAIRPTDFALMKAGSDSQEQRLYDLIRKRAMASQMADAQIERTVATIGISTQPGVTLTATGEVITFEGFLKAYSESKDEEEQDEATTESSFSRGLPPLTVGQLMPLLQLRGVERYAAPAARYTEASLVKKLEEMGIGRPSTYAPTISTIQKRGYVEKDTREGKERKFHVLTLEGSEVKTEVKTETYGADKAKMFPTDTAMVVNDFLVEHFPVIVDFQFTAKVEGEFDRIADGEEQWTDMLAGFYGTFHETVERGKDIERNTLGSNREIGLHPETGQKLTARLGRFGPYVQIEPKEGAPEDEKAVYASLRKGQFIENITLEEALELFKLPRVVGEFEEKSMTAALGRFGPYIRHDSKFYSLTKEQDPHTITAPEAIELIENKRKTDAERLIKTFEGRDDVQVLNGRFGPYIVVGKKNVKIPKGEEPADLTLERCLELGELTPDKPAKGGRFAKKAPAADKADAADKPAKKPAAKKPAAKKPAAKKAAGTTAKKPAAKAK; encoded by the coding sequence ATGGTTAAAAATCTAGTCATCGTCGAATCCCCCGCGAAAGCCAAAACCATTGAAGGCTATCTGGGCAAGGATTTCGTCGTCAAATCGTCTTTCGGGCACGTCCGTGACCTGCCGAAGGATAACAATGCCATTGACGTAGCCAACAACTTCAAGCCCACCTACGTGGTGTCGGCCGACAAGCGGGAGATTATCAGCCAGCTCAAGAAGCTGGCTAAGGAGGCCGAAACCGTCTGGCTGGCGAGTGACGATGACCGGGAGGGCGAGGCTATTTCATGGCATCTGGCCGAAACCCTGAACCTGACCGGCAGCTCCAAGACGCGCCGCATCGTGTTCCGTGAAATCACCAAGAACGCCATCCTGCACGCCATCGACAACCCCCGGGAAATCGACCTGAACCTGGTGAATGCCCAGCAGGCCCGCCGTGTCCTCGACCGGCTGGTGGGCTTCGAGCTGAGCCCGGTGCTCTGGAAGAAAGTGAAAACGGGCCTTTCGGCCGGCCGCGTACAGAGCGTGGCGGTGCGGCTGGTAGTGGAGCGCGAGCGGGAAATCAACCAGTTCAAAGTGTCGTCGGCGTACCGGATTACGGCGCGCCTGGACGCCGGAAAAGGCGCCGTGCTGGAAGCCGACTTGCCCACGCGCTACAAAACCCGCGAAGAGGCCGAGGCTTTCCTGGCCCGCTGCGCCGGCGCCGAGTACCGCATCGAGAACCTGGAGAAAAAGCCCGGCAAGCGCAGCCCCGCGCCGCCCTTCACCACGTCTACGCTGCAGCAGGAAGCTTCGCGCAAGCTCGGCTTCTCGGTGGCCCAGACGATGAGCGTGGCCCAGAAGCTGTACGAAGCCGGTAAAATTTCCTATATGCGGACTGACTCGGTGAACCTCTCGCAGGACGCCCTGACGGCCGCGCAGGTGGAAATCAGCCGCGCATACGGGGCCGAATATGCCCAGACCCGCCTCTACAAAACCAAGTCGGCCTCGGCGCAGGAAGCTCACGAAGCCATCCGCCCCACCGACTTCGCCCTGATGAAAGCCGGCTCCGACTCGCAGGAGCAGCGCCTTTACGACCTAATCCGGAAGCGGGCCATGGCCTCGCAGATGGCCGATGCCCAGATTGAGCGCACGGTGGCCACCATCGGCATCAGCACCCAGCCCGGCGTTACGCTCACGGCTACGGGAGAGGTCATCACCTTCGAGGGTTTCCTGAAAGCCTACAGCGAAAGCAAAGACGAAGAAGAGCAGGATGAAGCCACCACGGAATCGTCGTTTTCACGGGGCCTGCCGCCCCTGACCGTGGGCCAGCTGATGCCGCTGCTGCAGCTGCGCGGCGTGGAGCGCTACGCTGCCCCGGCCGCCCGCTACACGGAAGCCTCGCTGGTGAAAAAGCTGGAGGAAATGGGCATTGGCCGGCCTTCCACCTACGCGCCTACCATCAGCACCATTCAGAAGCGCGGCTACGTGGAAAAAGACACCCGCGAAGGCAAGGAACGCAAGTTCCACGTGCTGACGCTGGAAGGCAGCGAGGTGAAAACCGAAGTCAAAACCGAAACCTACGGGGCCGACAAAGCCAAGATGTTCCCCACCGACACCGCCATGGTGGTGAACGACTTCCTGGTGGAGCACTTCCCGGTGATTGTGGACTTCCAGTTCACGGCCAAGGTGGAAGGCGAGTTTGACCGGATTGCCGACGGCGAAGAGCAGTGGACCGACATGCTGGCCGGCTTCTATGGCACTTTCCACGAAACAGTGGAGCGCGGTAAGGACATCGAGCGCAACACGCTGGGCAGCAACCGCGAAATAGGGCTGCATCCCGAAACCGGCCAGAAGCTCACCGCCCGCCTCGGCCGCTTCGGCCCCTACGTGCAGATTGAGCCCAAGGAAGGCGCGCCCGAAGACGAAAAGGCCGTGTACGCCAGCCTGCGCAAAGGGCAGTTCATTGAGAACATCACGCTGGAAGAGGCGCTGGAGCTGTTCAAGCTGCCCCGCGTGGTCGGCGAGTTTGAGGAGAAGTCGATGACGGCTGCCCTGGGCCGTTTCGGCCCCTACATCCGCCACGACAGCAAGTTCTACTCGCTCACCAAGGAGCAGGACCCGCACACCATCACGGCGCCCGAGGCCATTGAGCTGATTGAGAACAAGCGTAAGACCGACGCCGAGCGCCTCATCAAGACCTTCGAGGGCCGCGACGACGTGCAGGTGCTGAACGGTCGTTTCGGGCCGTACATCGTGGTAGGCAAGAAGAACGTGAAGATTCCGAAAGGCGAAGAGCCAGCCGACCTCACGCTGGAGCGCTGCCTGGAGCTGGGCGAGCTGACGCCCGACAAGCCCGCCAAAGGTGGCCGCTTCGCCAAGAAGGCCCCCGCCGCCGACAAGGCCGACGCCGCCGACAAGCCTGCGAAAAAACCCGCCGCCAAGAAGCCGGCTGCCAAAAAGCCCGCCGCGAAAAAGGCAGCTGGCACCACCGCCAAAAAACCGGCGGCCAAAGCCAAGTAG